A stretch of the Methanobrevibacter sp. TMH8 genome encodes the following:
- a CDS encoding helix-turn-helix transcriptional regulator, with product MKNRLEELRIEKGISQVELANILEVSRQTISSLENGRYNPSVILAFKIAKYFKMSIEDIFIYEGDEK from the coding sequence ATGAAAAATCGGCTTGAAGAGCTTAGAATTGAAAAAGGTATTAGTCAAGTTGAATTGGCTAATATTCTTGAGGTTTCTCGTCAAACTATTAGCTCTTTAGAAAATGGAAGATATAATCCTTCAGTTATTTTAGCTTTTAAAATAGCAAAATATTTTAAAATGTCGATTGAAGACATTTTCATATATGAAGGAGATGAAAAATAA